One window of the Wolbachia endosymbiont of Encarsia formosa genome contains the following:
- a CDS encoding 5-formyltetrahydrofolate cyclo-ligase, which translates to MFKDTKQHKEELRKQYRTIRKDIDESYSSYAANSLINLFNKNLSCVKGKTIAAYIPMDGEINVVPLMHHLLYLGYKVAIPNKSKLLKFEEWNKADEDIIPDTIITPLIAFDDHFNRLGFGVGWYDEMIKKLRPLGKIFIGVAYEKKYCKNLPVEKHDQKLDIIITEMCVRLKMEK; encoded by the coding sequence ATGTTCAAAGACACTAAACAGCACAAAGAGGAACTAAGAAAGCAATATAGAACCATAAGAAAAGATATTGATGAAAGTTATTCTAGTTATGCAGCAAATTCTCTTATTAATCTCTTTAACAAAAACTTAAGTTGCGTTAAAGGTAAAACAATAGCAGCCTACATTCCAATGGATGGGGAAATTAATGTTGTGCCTTTGATGCATCATTTACTCTATTTAGGATATAAAGTAGCAATTCCTAATAAAAGTAAGTTATTAAAATTTGAGGAATGGAATAAAGCAGATGAAGATATAATTCCCGACACAATCATTACTCCTCTTATTGCTTTTGATGATCATTTTAATAGGCTAGGTTTTGGCGTTGGTTGGTATGATGAAATGATAAAAAAATTACGGCCACTTGGAAAAATATTTATAGGTGTAGCTTATGAGAAGAAATATTGTAAAAATTTACCTGTGGAAAAACACGATCAAAAATTGGATATTATAATTACTGAGATGTGTGTTAGATTGAAAATGGAAAAGTAG
- a CDS encoding iron ABC transporter permease, whose translation MFLRVFKNIFLFLVSVLFVCPILSLISILFTESANSGWVISRLFPEYILNTLILMVGVGLISFIFGVIPAWLTTFFSFPGSRIFEIALFFPISIPGYIVSFVYVNTLEFSGPIQSLLRDTFQLSKGNYWFPEIKSLGGGILVMGFSLYPYVYMLVRSSLKSVSNSVTIASTLGFSSLQSLFSVIIPSIRPSIIAGLSLVLMEVITDFGTPQFLAIDTFTTGIYRTWFLLHDKYSTTVLAVAELIFVATLIVIEKKLQKREISYSSINTNADYHNKRSINGSISLIFSYLMCLLPILIGFILPMIPLIYWSIEKGFFIYEARFYNIITNSIGLSFITTLISISIAIIIGYTARKNKVISNIARLISLGYAIPNAIIAISIIMFLSRISSFITQYIVEISLVGTIGALVYSYLFRFFAISFKAIESGLKKTPNEIEWTAYTMGHGPISTCLNIHIPLIKKSILSGFLLVFMDTVKELTATLIIRPFNFETISTRVYELVSDERYREAAPFSLMIVIIGLTSTIILFTLDDKNQK comes from the coding sequence ATGTTTCTGAGAGTATTTAAAAATATATTCTTGTTTTTAGTAAGTGTATTATTTGTCTGCCCTATACTATCGTTAATATCGATTCTATTTACAGAATCAGCAAACTCTGGATGGGTAATTAGTAGACTTTTTCCTGAATATATACTCAATACGTTGATTTTGATGGTAGGAGTGGGGTTAATATCCTTTATATTTGGAGTAATTCCAGCTTGGCTTACTACATTTTTTTCGTTTCCCGGAAGTAGAATTTTTGAGATTGCCTTATTCTTTCCTATATCAATTCCTGGATATATAGTATCGTTTGTTTATGTAAACACGTTAGAGTTTTCAGGTCCAATTCAGAGCTTGTTAAGAGATACTTTTCAATTGAGCAAAGGTAACTATTGGTTTCCCGAGATCAAATCCCTAGGTGGTGGAATATTAGTAATGGGATTTAGTCTATATCCATACGTTTATATGTTGGTCCGCTCAAGTCTAAAGAGCGTTAGTAACTCAGTCACTATTGCATCAACACTTGGGTTCTCCTCATTACAGAGTCTGTTTTCTGTCATCATACCCTCCATACGTCCATCAATTATAGCTGGGTTATCCTTGGTACTAATGGAAGTAATTACAGATTTCGGCACACCACAGTTTCTTGCTATCGATACTTTCACGACAGGAATATACCGTACTTGGTTTTTATTGCATGACAAATATTCAACTACTGTTTTGGCAGTTGCAGAACTGATTTTCGTTGCAACACTAATAGTTATCGAGAAAAAACTACAAAAAAGAGAAATATCTTACTCTTCAATCAATACTAATGCAGATTATCACAATAAACGTAGTATAAACGGTTCTATATCGTTGATCTTTTCTTATCTTATGTGTTTATTGCCGATATTAATAGGCTTTATTTTACCAATGATTCCACTTATATATTGGAGCATAGAGAAAGGCTTTTTCATATACGAAGCAAGATTTTATAATATAATAACAAACAGTATTGGTTTATCATTTATTACCACGCTAATCTCGATCAGCATTGCAATAATTATTGGATATACAGCACGTAAAAATAAGGTAATAAGCAATATAGCACGTCTCATTTCTCTTGGATATGCAATTCCAAATGCAATTATTGCAATTAGCATAATAATGTTTTTAAGCAGAATATCTTCTTTCATTACTCAATATATTGTAGAAATTAGCTTGGTAGGAACTATTGGCGCATTAGTTTACTCATATTTATTTCGTTTTTTTGCTATATCTTTCAAGGCGATAGAGTCGGGACTCAAAAAAACACCAAATGAAATTGAATGGACTGCATATACTATGGGTCATGGGCCTATTTCCACGTGCCTGAATATTCATATTCCCCTTATCAAGAAAAGCATACTATCGGGATTTCTGCTCGTGTTTATGGATACGGTAAAAGAACTAACGGCAACACTAATTATCAGACCATTTAATTTTGAAACTATATCAACTAGAGTATATGAACTTGTCAGCGATGAGCGTTACAGAGAAGCTGCCCCATTTTCGTTAATGATAGTTATTATAGGTTTAACCTCTACAATAATCTTATTCACACTTGATGATAAGAATCAAAAATAA
- a CDS encoding rhodanese-related sulfurtransferase codes for MSFVIATFYHFVKLSNYYNMKDEIKVACDNVELKGTILLAEEGINATVSGERNAIDKILDFLRSDDRLKGLTWKESVAGYQPFSKMKVRLKREIVNLGVSNLDTSVRGQYVDPEHWDDFVSQSDVLVIDTRNEYEVKLGKFKNAINPHTQRFRDFPQWAESFSESKDLKVAMYCTGGIRCEKSTGYMKSLGFKDVYHLKGGILSYLEKTGNKSGNWEGECFVFDDRIAVDHSLAPSDKIKCIFCSSKVSTDELKSVPRGQVVCSDCKSLSIERNSKYNMNL; via the coding sequence ATGAGTTTTGTCATTGCAACTTTCTATCATTTTGTAAAACTCTCTAATTATTATAACATGAAAGACGAAATAAAAGTTGCATGCGACAACGTTGAATTAAAAGGCACTATACTCCTTGCAGAAGAGGGTATTAATGCAACTGTATCTGGAGAAAGAAACGCAATTGATAAAATACTTGATTTTCTACGTTCTGATGACAGGCTAAAAGGTCTTACGTGGAAAGAGAGTGTGGCAGGATACCAACCGTTTAGTAAGATGAAAGTGAGATTAAAAAGAGAAATTGTGAATCTTGGTGTAAGTAATCTCGATACTTCAGTTAGAGGCCAGTACGTTGATCCAGAGCATTGGGATGATTTTGTCTCTCAATCTGATGTTTTAGTGATAGACACACGAAATGAATACGAAGTAAAACTAGGCAAGTTTAAAAATGCAATCAATCCACACACTCAGCGTTTTCGCGATTTTCCTCAGTGGGCAGAGTCATTTTCTGAGAGTAAAGACCTGAAAGTAGCTATGTACTGTACTGGTGGAATCAGATGTGAGAAATCTACAGGATATATGAAAAGCCTTGGATTTAAAGATGTTTACCATCTTAAAGGCGGTATTCTTTCCTATCTTGAAAAAACTGGTAATAAAAGTGGTAATTGGGAAGGCGAGTGTTTTGTTTTTGATGATAGAATTGCTGTTGATCACTCACTCGCCCCAAGTGATAAAATAAAATGCATATTCTGCTCAAGTAAAGTTTCAACTGATGAGCTGAAATCAGTTCCACGTGGCCAAGTGGTTTGCTCTGATTGTAAATCTTTAAGTATTGAAAGAAATTCAAAATATAACATGAACCTTTAA
- the apaG gene encoding Co2+/Mg2+ efflux protein ApaG encodes MTMKYTLITNSVEVTVLPIYIEEQSIPYENCYVWMYNVKIKNKSSSTIQLLNRYWQIIDHKGKINEIAGVGVIGEQPVIKSGEVFKYTSGTYLNTPSGIMQGKYEFLNEESIKTFDVMIPPFSLDSPYVNTRPH; translated from the coding sequence ATGACCATGAAATACACACTTATTACTAATTCTGTTGAAGTTACAGTTTTGCCAATTTACATTGAAGAGCAATCCATTCCTTATGAAAATTGTTACGTATGGATGTATAATGTTAAGATAAAAAACAAAAGCTCATCAACCATTCAATTATTAAATCGCTATTGGCAAATAATAGATCATAAGGGTAAAATAAATGAAATTGCCGGAGTTGGTGTTATTGGAGAACAACCTGTAATAAAATCTGGAGAGGTATTCAAATATACAAGTGGAACATACTTAAATACACCATCAGGAATAATGCAGGGTAAATATGAATTTCTTAACGAAGAGAGCATAAAAACCTTTGATGTTATGATACCACCCTTTTCCTTAGACAGTCCATACGTTAACACTAGACCTCATTGA